One segment of Vagococcus martis DNA contains the following:
- a CDS encoding ACT domain-containing protein — translation MSQNYLIVNQDVLPDVFSKVIEAKKLLNSGDFKNVSEVVNEVGLSRSAFYKYKDHVFVADKTAQIRKTLISFNLTDKKGLLSSVLNRLSELGGNVLTINQNIPIQDTATVVMGIDIKELSVSVNELLVELEKLTGVNHLQLLSIE, via the coding sequence ATGTCACAGAACTATCTAATCGTCAATCAAGACGTATTACCAGACGTTTTCTCAAAGGTAATCGAAGCAAAGAAATTATTAAACTCAGGAGATTTTAAAAATGTGAGTGAGGTTGTCAATGAAGTTGGCCTATCTCGAAGTGCGTTTTATAAGTACAAAGATCATGTGTTTGTCGCTGATAAAACGGCACAAATTAGAAAAACACTCATTTCATTTAACTTAACCGATAAAAAAGGGTTACTGTCCTCTGTGTTGAACCGTTTGTCAGAACTTGGGGGAAATGTCTTAACAATCAATCAAAATATTCCCATCCAAGACACTGCAACAGTGGTCATGGGGATTGATATCAAAGAACTATCAGTGTCGGTGAATGAACTCTTAGTGGAACTAGAAAAATTAACTGGAGTCAATCATCTACAACTCTTATCAATTGAATAA
- the thrC gene encoding threonine synthase: MKDKECYDGKKYQSTRNETINYSASQAILAGLSPDGGLFVLPNLDDVNLDVSTVLNKDYQEIASLVINQFFNEFSENDIKKCVKEAYTNTFSDEKITPLKKVGDDYVLELFHGPTCSFKDVALSLLPKLVNLSAKTQHNTNKRLILTATSGDTGKAALEGFKNDPLVDMIVYYPNNGVSTIQEKQMQTQDGGNVAVVSINGNFDDAQSNVKRLFHDEELVALLKEHHIEFSSANSVNIGRLIPQVVYYFASYAELVNTGEIQLGEKIDYIVPTGNFGNILAGYYAQQMGLPINKLICASNENNVLYDFLKTGEYDTNREFKKTSSPSMDILISSNLERMLFHLSGGDAHYVADLMNQLKTTGKFKISDELLNTIQETFGTGYATDKQVAEQIDKVYKEKGYLLDPHTAVASYVLENSPEKKEKTVILSTASPYKFVQEVSKDIPELAIDSSQDEFKLIDELEEKTNVYAPSQLKDLKHAPILHNQVIDIDEMKDIIIKQVGE, translated from the coding sequence ATGAAAGACAAGGAGTGTTACGATGGAAAAAAATATCAAAGTACAAGAAACGAAACAATTAACTATTCCGCTAGTCAAGCGATTTTAGCAGGGTTAAGTCCTGATGGAGGATTGTTTGTCTTGCCTAACTTAGATGATGTGAATTTAGATGTATCGACTGTTTTAAATAAGGACTACCAAGAGATTGCCTCACTGGTTATCAATCAGTTTTTCAATGAGTTTTCAGAAAATGACATCAAAAAATGTGTGAAAGAGGCTTATACAAACACATTTAGTGATGAAAAAATCACGCCACTAAAAAAAGTAGGCGATGATTATGTTTTAGAATTATTCCACGGGCCAACGTGTTCATTTAAGGATGTTGCCTTATCACTGCTACCAAAACTAGTAAACTTATCAGCAAAAACACAACATAATACGAACAAACGATTAATTTTAACAGCCACAAGTGGTGACACTGGTAAAGCGGCTTTGGAAGGATTTAAAAATGATCCATTAGTTGATATGATTGTGTATTACCCAAATAATGGGGTATCAACCATTCAAGAAAAACAAATGCAAACACAAGATGGAGGAAACGTGGCGGTTGTGTCAATTAATGGAAACTTTGATGATGCGCAAAGTAATGTGAAACGTTTATTCCATGATGAAGAATTAGTGGCATTACTAAAAGAGCATCACATTGAGTTTTCAAGTGCGAACTCAGTAAACATTGGTCGTTTGATTCCACAAGTTGTTTACTATTTTGCGTCATACGCAGAACTTGTTAATACGGGAGAAATTCAATTAGGTGAAAAGATTGACTACATTGTGCCAACAGGAAACTTTGGAAATATTTTAGCCGGATATTACGCGCAACAAATGGGGTTACCAATTAATAAACTCATTTGTGCCTCAAACGAAAACAACGTATTATATGATTTCTTAAAAACAGGGGAGTATGACACCAATCGTGAGTTTAAAAAGACGAGCTCACCAAGTATGGATATTTTAATTTCATCAAACTTAGAAAGAATGTTGTTCCATTTAAGTGGGGGAGATGCTCATTATGTGGCTGACTTGATGAATCAGTTAAAAACGACAGGGAAATTCAAAATTTCTGACGAGTTATTAAACACGATTCAAGAAACATTTGGAACAGGATATGCAACAGATAAACAAGTAGCTGAACAAATTGATAAAGTATACAAAGAAAAAGGCTATTTACTTGATCCACATACAGCAGTGGCTTCTTATGTATTGGAAAATAGTCCTGAGAAAAAAGAAAAAACGGTTATTTTATCAACAGCTTCTCCTTATAAGTTTGTTCAAGAAGTGAGCAAAGACATTCCAGAACTTGCGATTGATAGCTCACAAGACGAGTTTAAATTAATTGATGAGTTAGAAGAAAAAACAAACGTCTATGCACCAAGTCAGTTGAAAGACTTGAAACATGCACCAATTTTACATAATCAAGTGATTGATATTGATGAAATGAAGGATATTATTATTAAACAGGTAGGTGAGTAA
- a CDS encoding homoserine dehydrogenase has translation MKIAILGFGTVGSGVYEILQQKNLAKQFSVEKVWCRPNDTIEIPKFCSNIEDIINDKDIELVVEVLGGIEVPFDLISRMLKSKKHVVTANKAVIARHYDALTDLAKENGVSLNFEASVGGGIPWIKNVELASRIDAISKCYGILNGTSNFILDTMLKEDEDFGDVLKEAQDLGYAEADPSADIDGFDVLNKLIISARKAFNKKLDPDDFFVHSMKQITKDDIHYFKQKGHIVKYIGEITHDEGVISLHAVPETFVEATIPSNNNIASLEGKTIGTLKFYGQGAGKLPTANAVVQDILDISKNISYIDTDNVENNDIIENKTNHYTFVIRTNETIDDALIKEKDGDYLITHPITLADIKKQTQLNDSLIVRVITQEDWHD, from the coding sequence ATGAAAATTGCAATCCTTGGTTTTGGAACAGTCGGTTCAGGTGTTTATGAAATTTTACAGCAAAAAAATTTAGCGAAACAGTTTAGCGTGGAAAAAGTATGGTGTCGTCCAAATGACACCATTGAGATTCCAAAATTTTGTTCTAATATCGAAGACATTATAAACGATAAAGACATTGAACTGGTTGTTGAGGTATTAGGTGGCATTGAGGTACCATTTGATTTAATCTCTCGCATGTTAAAAAGTAAAAAACATGTCGTCACTGCAAATAAAGCCGTTATCGCGAGACACTATGACGCATTAACTGATTTAGCAAAAGAAAATGGTGTGTCACTTAACTTTGAAGCAAGTGTTGGTGGTGGGATTCCATGGATCAAAAACGTGGAGTTAGCTTCAAGAATTGATGCTATTTCAAAATGCTATGGTATTTTAAATGGTACATCAAACTTTATCTTAGATACAATGTTAAAAGAGGATGAAGATTTTGGTGATGTGTTAAAAGAAGCCCAAGATTTAGGTTACGCAGAAGCTGACCCAAGTGCAGATATTGATGGCTTTGATGTCTTAAATAAATTAATTATTTCTGCTAGAAAAGCATTCAATAAAAAGCTTGATCCAGATGATTTCTTTGTTCACTCAATGAAACAAATTACAAAAGACGATATTCATTACTTCAAACAAAAAGGCCATATTGTAAAATACATCGGTGAAATTACGCATGACGAAGGGGTTATCTCGTTACATGCTGTACCAGAAACATTTGTTGAAGCAACGATTCCAAGTAACAATAATATCGCCAGTCTTGAAGGAAAAACAATTGGAACATTAAAATTCTACGGACAAGGTGCAGGTAAATTACCAACCGCTAATGCCGTTGTACAAGATATTTTAGATATTTCAAAAAATATTTCTTATATTGATACTGACAACGTAGAAAATAATGATATAATTGAAAACAAAACAAATCACTATACATTCGTTATTCGAACAAACGAAACAATTGATGATGCGCTAATTAAAGAAAAAGATGGTGATTATTTAATTACTCATCCTATTACATTAGCTGACATCAAAAAACAAACACAATTAAACGATTCTCTGATTGTGAGAGTGATTACTCAGGAGGACTGGCATGATTAA
- the thrB gene encoding homoserine kinase: MVCIKVPATSANVGVGFDTLGLAVTFYGECEVELSDKLEISGCPVEFQTEDNLIYQSYKYVLDDLKRPVTPIKLQIDSEIPFARGLGSSAVCIVSGVLAANELHQLHLSQDELVQYCTQIEGHPDNVVPALLGGLSASYQMDDDIFFQHYPVDESYQFVAFVPDFTLETSVARGVLPESYPLKTVVDNQAKLLFLLDALKTGDAANLDQFLDDGIHQPYRKKLIDEYDIVEHIAKESGAKGFYISGSGSTLMGVFTSQVDMKGLNTSLATLKHKWKALDLSVDYKGAEVCHRTI, from the coding sequence ATGGTGTGTATTAAAGTTCCGGCAACATCTGCCAATGTCGGTGTCGGGTTTGACACATTAGGTTTAGCTGTGACGTTTTATGGTGAGTGTGAGGTTGAATTATCAGATAAACTTGAGATTTCTGGTTGCCCAGTCGAATTTCAAACAGAAGATAATTTAATTTATCAGTCATACAAATACGTGCTAGATGACTTAAAAAGACCTGTGACCCCAATTAAATTACAGATTGATAGTGAGATTCCGTTTGCACGTGGTTTGGGTAGTAGTGCAGTGTGTATCGTATCAGGTGTGTTAGCAGCCAATGAGTTGCATCAGCTTCATCTAAGTCAAGATGAGTTGGTGCAGTATTGTACTCAAATTGAAGGGCATCCTGATAATGTCGTACCTGCTTTACTAGGTGGATTAAGTGCCTCTTATCAAATGGATGACGACATTTTTTTCCAACATTATCCAGTTGATGAGTCGTATCAATTTGTGGCGTTTGTTCCCGATTTTACGTTGGAAACATCAGTCGCACGAGGAGTGTTGCCTGAAAGTTATCCGCTAAAAACGGTAGTAGACAATCAAGCAAAATTATTATTTTTATTAGACGCATTAAAAACAGGAGATGCGGCTAATTTAGATCAATTTTTAGATGATGGCATTCATCAGCCATACCGTAAAAAATTAATTGACGAATATGATATAGTAGAACATATCGCAAAGGAATCAGGAGCAAAAGGGTTTTATATTTCTGGTAGTGGCTCAACATTGATGGGAGTTTTCACGTCACAAGTTGATATGAAAGGATTAAATACGTCACTAGCCACACTGAAACATAAATGGAAGGCTCTTGATTTATCGGTAGATTATAAAGGAGCAGAAGTATGTCACAGAACTATCTAA
- a CDS encoding pyridoxal phosphate-dependent decarboxylase family protein translates to MDIQDYMKAFIDTFYENKQDIQQGKPIKLIPNDTINALKNTTITEDGRDLDSLLKMLEESVYPFRNVSEHKRNFAFIPAPVVDISKLGDLFESFYNPNAAGFYSSSGTAVIEEEMMAYLCEKAGYDPKKASGTFLSGGSMANLNATIAARDKYLSLDDITKGVVYISDQAHHSVHKALHVIGIPDERIRRVKTDDRLKIDPTVLQETIKTDKKNALRPFIVIATAGTTNAGVIDPLPELAKICKEEDMWLHVDGAFGASVLLSSSHTHLLKGIEQADSITWDAHKWLFQSYSCAMLLVKDKADLLRSFSETPEYLEDASENEHINTWDLGLDLSRPARVVKLWLSMQALGTKKLGDTIDYGIKLAEYTESVVRNTPKLDIVTPAQTAILNFRYYREGLSEEELNLFNTALSNMISNQGFAQILTTKLQGKTVLRMCTISPETTQEDIDKTIEHISSCIETLETN, encoded by the coding sequence ATGGACATTCAAGACTACATGAAAGCATTTATTGATACTTTTTACGAAAATAAACAAGACATTCAACAAGGAAAGCCAATTAAGCTGATTCCTAACGACACCATCAACGCACTAAAAAATACGACCATCACCGAAGATGGACGTGATTTAGACAGTCTACTGAAAATGTTAGAAGAAAGTGTCTATCCTTTTAGAAATGTTAGTGAACATAAACGAAATTTTGCTTTTATTCCTGCACCTGTTGTTGATATTTCAAAATTAGGTGATTTGTTTGAATCTTTTTATAACCCAAACGCTGCAGGATTTTATTCTAGCTCTGGAACAGCTGTCATCGAAGAAGAAATGATGGCTTATTTATGTGAAAAAGCTGGATATGATCCAAAAAAAGCAAGTGGCACATTTTTATCAGGGGGATCAATGGCCAATTTAAATGCCACTATAGCTGCCAGAGATAAATATTTATCATTAGATGACATCACAAAAGGTGTGGTTTATATTTCTGATCAGGCACATCATAGTGTTCATAAAGCACTTCACGTGATTGGCATTCCAGATGAAAGAATTCGCCGTGTAAAAACAGATGACCGATTAAAAATTGACCCCACAGTACTTCAAGAAACAATCAAAACGGATAAAAAGAATGCGTTACGTCCTTTTATCGTCATTGCGACAGCCGGGACAACAAATGCAGGGGTGATTGATCCATTACCTGAATTGGCTAAAATTTGTAAAGAAGAAGACATGTGGCTGCACGTGGACGGAGCGTTTGGCGCATCGGTGTTATTATCATCAAGCCACACTCACCTACTAAAAGGGATTGAACAGGCTGATAGTATCACGTGGGATGCACATAAATGGCTCTTCCAAAGTTACTCTTGTGCGATGTTACTGGTAAAAGATAAAGCCGATTTATTGCGAAGTTTTAGTGAAACGCCTGAGTATTTAGAAGATGCTTCTGAAAACGAGCACATCAACACATGGGATTTAGGACTTGATTTATCTCGTCCCGCTCGTGTTGTGAAGTTGTGGTTATCCATGCAAGCACTTGGAACGAAAAAATTAGGTGACACCATTGATTACGGAATCAAACTAGCTGAATACACTGAGTCTGTCGTGCGAAATACACCAAAACTAGACATTGTCACACCTGCTCAAACAGCGATTCTGAACTTTAGATACTACCGTGAAGGCTTAAGCGAAGAAGAATTAAATTTGTTCAATACAGCCCTTTCAAATATGATTTCTAATCAAGGGTTTGCTCAAATTTTGACAACAAAACTTCAAGGAAAAACAGTATTACGTATGTGTACCATCTCGCCTGAAACGACACAAGAAGACATCGATAAAACAATCGAACACATTTCTTCTTGTATAGAAACATTAGAAACTAACTAA
- a CDS encoding polysaccharide deacetylase family protein, whose product MIKEKRKQFILIFLLLILIVEVVFLVRRMTLDKKASQTLSSVTSEKKVIDQSIQELSQQNLENFVINQDLLKTANQTKDSVHQSIKTVDDISNISGKVKNQKKQLMLGLNKDAETIDAIQKKIKASQQMSAIFGTKPFNKNSLVKDLAISQSITQSMKDELDSNVTSLPKDEQKASLEAGLKQITEQHNALVSLDKEMKTYIQDKKIKTVPTSDQYKKLNKEVSGLKNDKLRQVYASQLSVLQKEVIKNDPTILNDDKKVALTFDDGPNNTSSIQILNTLKKYNIKATFFMLGTMVDNYPDVVKKIHEAGHDIGNHTYDHKDLTKLDEASIKQEIESTNQRIEKITGERPTLLRPPYGAYNERVTKVEPNMTIALWNIDTLDWKTHNATAILGEVKKELQPHSIVLMHDIHQDSADSLENVIKFLKSQDYTFVLAKDLIN is encoded by the coding sequence TTGATTAAAGAAAAAAGAAAGCAATTTATATTAATTTTTTTATTACTTATTCTTATTGTAGAGGTTGTCTTTTTAGTTCGTCGAATGACTCTTGATAAAAAAGCGAGTCAAACACTAAGCAGTGTGACAAGCGAAAAGAAAGTGATCGATCAGTCGATTCAAGAATTAAGTCAACAAAATTTAGAAAACTTTGTGATAAATCAAGACTTACTTAAAACCGCGAATCAAACGAAGGATAGTGTTCATCAAAGCATTAAAACGGTTGATGATATTTCAAATATTTCTGGAAAAGTGAAGAATCAAAAGAAACAATTGATGCTTGGCTTAAACAAAGATGCTGAAACGATTGATGCCATCCAGAAAAAAATTAAAGCATCACAGCAAATGTCTGCTATTTTTGGCACAAAACCTTTTAATAAAAATAGTTTAGTCAAAGATTTAGCCATCTCACAATCAATTACCCAATCTATGAAAGATGAATTGGATTCAAATGTGACGTCGTTACCTAAAGATGAACAAAAAGCCTCTTTAGAAGCTGGGTTAAAGCAAATCACCGAACAACATAATGCTCTTGTATCTTTAGACAAAGAGATGAAAACGTATATTCAAGATAAAAAAATTAAGACAGTTCCAACTTCTGACCAGTATAAAAAGCTGAATAAAGAAGTGAGTGGTCTTAAAAATGATAAGCTAAGACAAGTTTATGCGAGTCAATTATCTGTGTTGCAAAAAGAAGTCATAAAAAATGATCCAACGATTTTAAACGATGATAAGAAAGTGGCCTTAACATTTGATGATGGACCAAACAACACCAGTTCCATACAAATATTAAATACGTTAAAAAAATACAACATTAAAGCCACATTCTTTATGTTAGGGACAATGGTTGATAATTACCCAGATGTTGTGAAGAAAATTCATGAAGCAGGACATGACATTGGGAATCATACGTATGATCACAAAGACTTGACGAAATTAGATGAAGCAAGTATCAAACAAGAGATTGAGTCCACCAATCAACGCATCGAAAAAATTACTGGAGAACGTCCAACACTTTTACGCCCGCCTTATGGTGCATACAATGAAAGAGTAACAAAAGTGGAACCCAATATGACGATTGCGTTATGGAATATCGACACACTCGATTGGAAAACACATAATGCCACAGCCATTTTAGGGGAAGTTAAAAAAGAATTGCAACCTCACAGTATTGTGCTGATGCATGATATTCACCAAGATTCAGCAGATAGTTTAGAAAATGTCATTAAGTTTTTAAAAAGCCAAGATTATACTTTTGTATTGGCTAAAGACTTAATCAATTAA
- a CDS encoding aspartate-semialdehyde dehydrogenase, which produces MSELTVAILGATGEVGKEMLNSLLERQIPIKELRLFASKRSTGQKVAFGDKELVIETLTTDCFEGIDMVLCALDDDIARIYLPEAKKQGCLIIDNSSIYRLDEDVPLVVPEVNPDDIFTNQGIIANPNCSTIIALVAIAQLHKKATINSMIVSTYQAVSGAGKQGIEELETQVVDISEGKSVTPHVFPYQIAYNLIPQIGGFNAEGHSSEEMKLQNEGRKILHHPTLDVTCTCVRVPVVRSHSEAITLFLDNDLSVEEARQIISETDGVKLVDDLDNQGYPMPLDTSNQDLVHVGRIRKSKVGNQSVLTLWCCGDQVRKGAATNAVQILEHYIKHSH; this is translated from the coding sequence ATGAGCGAGTTAACTGTAGCAATTTTAGGAGCCACTGGTGAAGTGGGAAAAGAGATGTTAAATTCTCTGTTAGAACGCCAAATTCCCATTAAAGAATTAAGATTATTTGCCTCTAAACGAAGTACTGGACAAAAAGTTGCGTTTGGTGACAAAGAATTAGTAATCGAAACATTAACAACAGACTGTTTTGAAGGAATTGATATGGTCTTATGTGCGTTAGATGACGATATTGCTCGTATCTACCTGCCTGAAGCCAAAAAACAAGGTTGTTTAATTATTGATAATTCAAGTATTTATCGACTAGATGAAGACGTACCTTTAGTTGTACCAGAAGTGAACCCTGATGATATTTTTACCAATCAAGGAATCATTGCAAACCCTAACTGTTCAACAATTATCGCACTTGTTGCCATTGCCCAATTACACAAAAAAGCAACTATCAACTCAATGATTGTGTCAACTTACCAAGCTGTTTCAGGTGCTGGTAAACAAGGGATTGAAGAACTTGAAACCCAAGTTGTTGATATTTCTGAAGGAAAAAGTGTGACTCCTCACGTCTTCCCTTATCAAATCGCCTATAATTTAATTCCACAAATTGGTGGATTTAATGCTGAAGGGCATTCAAGCGAAGAAATGAAATTACAAAATGAAGGACGTAAAATCCTCCATCATCCAACACTTGATGTAACATGTACCTGTGTGCGTGTTCCTGTCGTTCGTTCGCATTCTGAAGCGATCACTCTTTTCTTAGATAATGATTTGAGCGTTGAAGAAGCCCGTCAAATCATTAGCGAAACTGATGGCGTGAAGTTAGTCGATGATTTAGACAATCAAGGTTACCCAATGCCACTTGATACATCTAACCAAGATTTAGTTCATGTTGGGCGTATCAGAAAAAGTAAAGTCGGTAATCAATCAGTCTTAACTCTGTGGTGTTGTGGGGACCAAGTAAGAAAAGGTGCTGCTACAAATGCCGTACAAATTTTAGAACACTACATAAAGCATTCTCACTAA
- a CDS encoding aspartate kinase, whose product MIKVTKFGGSSVANATQFKKVKSIIDSDPTRTVVVTSASGKEQSDDHKMTDLLYLCYEHKRYGMPFDDLFQMIRDKLTRIEDELGLESTISEDLDFLYQKLSDSIDIDYLVSRGEYLTAKLLSNYLGFKFVDAKDIIIFKPNGQIDEKRSCKAIQKLIKESDKIVVPGFYGAYPDKSIHLMSRGGSDITGSFLANVMDAVCYENWTDVSGILKADPRIVNNPKQIETITYEELRELAYMGANVIHEEAVNPVRQKSIPIHILNTNDPQNRGTVITAEDEQEKRQAITGITGKKDFSIITVVKSHMSNDFGTIRKALECMEKYRIIVEHIPTGVDSFSLVVETAKLKPFYYEVISDLKASTQADKVTVIHDIALIAIVSRFMKNKTGMSGRLFSALGEQQINISLISQTSDELTIIIGVKNEDYNTTIQTIYYEFEGDDSL is encoded by the coding sequence ATGATTAAAGTAACAAAATTTGGCGGAAGCAGTGTTGCGAATGCCACTCAGTTTAAAAAAGTTAAAAGTATTATTGATAGTGACCCAACACGTACTGTCGTTGTCACAAGTGCCAGTGGGAAAGAACAATCTGACGACCACAAAATGACCGATTTACTTTACCTATGCTATGAGCATAAACGTTACGGCATGCCATTTGACGATTTATTTCAAATGATTCGCGACAAATTAACTCGTATTGAAGATGAATTAGGTCTTGAGTCAACGATTTCTGAAGACTTGGATTTTTTATATCAAAAGCTTTCTGATTCAATTGACATTGATTATCTTGTCAGTCGTGGGGAATATTTAACAGCTAAATTATTAAGCAATTATTTAGGATTTAAGTTTGTTGATGCAAAAGACATTATCATCTTTAAACCAAATGGCCAAATTGATGAAAAACGCTCATGCAAAGCCATTCAAAAACTTATTAAAGAATCTGATAAAATCGTCGTGCCTGGTTTTTACGGGGCGTATCCTGATAAATCCATTCACTTAATGTCTCGTGGAGGGAGTGATATTACAGGAAGTTTCCTAGCAAATGTCATGGACGCTGTGTGTTATGAAAACTGGACGGATGTTTCTGGTATTTTAAAAGCCGATCCAAGAATCGTGAACAATCCAAAACAAATTGAAACCATTACCTATGAAGAATTACGTGAATTAGCCTACATGGGAGCTAATGTTATTCATGAGGAAGCCGTTAACCCTGTTAGACAAAAAAGTATTCCTATTCACATATTAAATACCAACGACCCTCAAAATCGTGGAACAGTTATTACAGCTGAAGACGAGCAAGAAAAACGTCAAGCGATTACTGGGATTACAGGGAAGAAAGATTTCTCAATTATTACGGTCGTTAAATCACATATGTCAAATGACTTTGGAACCATTCGAAAAGCACTTGAATGCATGGAAAAATACCGTATTATTGTCGAGCATATCCCGACTGGTGTGGATTCATTTTCTTTAGTGGTTGAAACAGCAAAATTAAAACCATTTTATTATGAAGTCATCTCTGATTTAAAAGCTAGTACACAAGCAGATAAAGTCACTGTCATTCACGATATCGCCCTTATTGCGATTGTGTCTCGTTTTATGAAAAACAAAACAGGAATGAGTGGTCGTTTGTTTAGCGCTCTTGGAGAGCAACAGATTAATATCTCACTTATTTCTCAAACAAGTGATGAATTAACCATTATTATTGGTGTTAAAAACGAAGATTATAATACCACGATTCAAACAATTTATTATGAATTTGAAGGAGACGATAGTTTATGA